The proteins below are encoded in one region of Bombus terrestris chromosome 7, iyBomTerr1.2, whole genome shotgun sequence:
- the LOC100645715 gene encoding ATP synthase subunit alpha, mitochondrial, producing MALQSLRLAPSIARQLSNTTVQVKWRLAIPSSKFHVSSSRRSAEISSILEERILGSAAKANLEETGRVLSIGDGIARVYGLKNIQADEMVEFSSGLKGMALNLEPDNVGVVVFGNDRHIKEGDIVKRTGAIVDVPVGEELLGRVVDALGNPIDGKGPLNSKLRFRIGTKAPGIIPRVSVREPMQTGIKAVDSLVPIGRGQRELIIGDRQTGKTALAIDTIINQKRFNDAGDEKKKLYCIYVAIGQKRSTVAQIVKRLTDSGAINYTIIVSATASDAAPLQYLAPYSGCAMGEFFRDNGKHALIIYDDLSKQAVAYRQMSLLLRRPPGREAYPGDVFYLHSRLLERAAKMNESLGGGSLTALPVIETQAGDVSAYIPTNVISITDGQIFLETELFYKGIRPAINVGLSVSRVGSAAQTKAMKQVAGSMKLELAQYREVAAFAQFGSDLDAATQQLLNRGVRLTELLKQGQYVPMAIEEQVAVIYCGVRGYLDKMEPTKITAFEKEFLAHIRTSQRDLLNTIAKDNTISEASDAKLKQVVTDFLASFSG from the exons ATGGCTCTTCAATCCTTACGTTTGGCTCCTTCGATCGCAAGACAACTGTCGAATACTACTGTTCAG GTCAAATGGCGCCTTGCTATACCCTCTTCCAAATTCCATGTATCTAGCAGTCGACGCTCTGCtgaaatttcttccattttgGAAGAACGTATTCTTGGCTCAGCCGCTAAG GCTAATCTTGAGGAAACTGGAAGAGTGCTTAGCATTGGTGATGGTATTGCCCGTGTTTatggtttaaaaaatattcaagcaGATGAGATGGTGGAATTTAGTTCAGGATTAAAAGGCATGGCTTTGAACTTAGAGCCTGATAATGTTGGTGTTGTCGTCTTTGGCAATGATAGACACATTAAGGAAGGTGACATTGTCAAACGTACTGGAGCTATTGTTGATGTTCCGGTTGGAGAGGAATTGCTGGGACGTGTTGTAGATGCGTTAGGTAATCCTATAGATGGTAAAGGACCACTTAATAGTAAATTGAGATTCCGTATTGGTACTAAAGCACCTGGCATCATTCCTAG gGTATCTGTGAGAGAACCTATGCAGACTGGAATCAAAGCTGTAGATTCTCTAGTACCCATTGGTCGTGGTCAACGTGAATTAATCATTGGAGACAGACAAACTGGAAAAACTGCTCTTGCTATTGATACAATTATTAATCAAAAACGATTTAATGATGCTGGAGATGAGAAGAAAAAGTTGTACTGTATTTATGTTGCTATTGGTCAAAAAAGATCCACTGTTGCACAAATAGTGAAACGTTTGACAGACAGTGGTGCTATTAATTATACTATCATTGTTTCTGCAACTGCTTCTGATGCAGCACCTCTTCAGTATTTGGCTCCATACTCTGGATGTGCAATGGGAGAATTtttcag AGATAATGGAAAGCATGCTTTAATTATTTATGACGATTTATCGAAACAAGCTGTTGCTTATCGACAAATGTCTTTACTGTTGAGACGACCACCAGGTCGGGAAGCCTATCCTGGTGATGTATTCTATCTTCACTCTCGTCTTCTTGAGCGAGCGGCTAAAATGAATGAAAGTTTGGGAGGTGGTTCATTAACAGCTTTGCCTGTTATCGAGACACAAGCTGGCGATGTGTCTGCTTATATTCCCACAAATGTTATTTCTATTACCGACGGACAAATTTTCTTAGAAACGGAATTGTTCTATAAGGGTATTCGTCCTGCGATTAATGTAGGTTTATCAGTATCTCGTGTCGGTTCTGCTGCTCAGACTAAGGCTATGAAACAA gtCGCTGGATCCATGAAATTGGAGTTGGCTCAATATCGTGAAGTAGCAGCTTTTGCACAATTTGGTTCCGATTTGGATGCTGCAACTCAGCAATTGCTGAATCGTGGTGTTAGATTGACAGAACTTCTGAAACAGGGACAATATG TACCCATGGCTATTGAAGAACAAGTAGCTGTTATCTATTGTGGTGTCCGCGGATATCTTGATAAGATGGAACCTACTAAAATCACAGCTTTTGAAAAAGAATTCCTCGCTCATATTAG AACCAGTCAACGAGATCTTTTAAATACTATTGCTAAAGACAACACAATTAGTGAAGCTTCTGATGCTAAATTAAAGCAAGTTGTTACTGACTTCCTTGCTTCCTTCTCAGGCTAA
- the LOC100646416 gene encoding cell cycle control protein 50A isoform X1: MTSISEVSSLPKTKKPSDSAFKQQRLPAWQPILTAGTVLPTFFVIGIAFIPVGVGLLYFSDQVKEYILDYTDCNSTNIFRAKGMPAKCADILAEGHSQPCYCKINFTLPSDFNGKIYMYYGLTNFYQNHRRYVKSRDDNQLLGKLSPDVSGDCEPFAYIGETPIVPCGAIANSLFSDDLTLFSLKHKAPVPLLKTGIAWPSDKNIKFRNPEGNLREVFKNFTKPKNWDKYIYELDNENESNNGFQNEDLIVWMRTAALPTFRKLYRRVNHTVDGFTEGLVAGNYTLTVNYTYPVSTFDGRKRMILSTTSLLGGKNPFLGIAYIVVGCICLLLGIILLIIHIKCSKSVTEMINVTPNTPYQE, from the exons ATGACTTCTATTAGCGAAGTTAGTTCACTACCTAAAACAAAGAAACCTTCAG ataGTGCATTTAAGCAGCAACGTTTACCTGCTTGGCAACCAATACTTACAGCTGGGACTGTTTTACCAACATTTTTTGTGATTGGGATTGCTTTTATACCAGTTGGAGTTGGATTGCTTTATTTTTCTGATCAAGTTAAAGAATACATTTTAGATTATACAGATTGTAATTCTACAAATATCTTTCGTGCAAAAGGAATGCCTGCTAAATGTGCAGATATTCTAGCAGAAGGTCATAGTCAACCttgttattgtaaaataaattttactttgccTTCTGACTTCAATggaaaaatttatatgtattatgGTTTGACTAATTTTTATCAGAATCACAGACGATATGTAAAATCAAGAGATGATAATCAACTGTTAGGAAAATTGAGTCCTGATGTCTCTGGGGATTGTGAACCATTTGCTTATATTGGAGAAACACCTATTGTACCATGTGGTGCTATTGCTAACTCATTATTTAGTGATGATTTAACATTGTTTTCTTTAAAACACAAAGCTCCTGTACCATTATTAAAGACTGGTATAGCTTGGCCctcagataaaaatattaaatttagaaaTCCAGAGGGTAACTTGAGAGAAGTATTTAAGAATTTTACAAAACCAAAAAATTGggataaatatatttatgagttagataatgaaaatgaaagcaATAATGGTTTTCAAAATGAAGACTTAATTGTTTGGATGAGAACTGCTGCTTTGCCTACTTTTAGAAAACTTTACCGCAGAGTAAATCATACAGTAGATGGCTTCACTGAAGGTCTAGTAGCAGGGAATTATACACTTACTGTTAATTATA CATATCCTGTGTCTACCTTTGATGGCAGGAAAAGAATGATTTTAAGCACTACTTCTCTTCTTGGTGGAAAGAATCCTTTTCTTGGCATTGCTTATATAGTTGTAGGATGTATTTGTTTGTTGTTAggcattatattattaataatacacaTCAAATGTTCTAAAAG
- the LOC100646416 gene encoding cell cycle control protein 50A isoform X2 encodes MTSISEVSSLPKTKKPSDSAFKQQRLPAWQPILTAGTVLPTFFVIGIAFIPVGVGLLYFSDQVKEYILDYTDCNSTNIFRAKGMPAKCADILAEGHSQPCYCKINFTLPSDFNGKIYMYYGLTNFYQNHRRYVKSRDDNQLLGKLSPDVSGDCEPFAYIGETPIVPCGAIANSLFSDDLTLFSLKHKAPVPLLKTGIAWPSDKNIKFRNPEGNLREVFKNFTKPKNWDKYIYELDNENESNNGFQNEDLIVWMRTAALPTFRKLYRRVNHTVDGFTEGLVAGNYTLTVNYTYPVSTFDGRKRMILSTTSLLGGKNPFLGIAYIVVGCICLLLGIILLIIHIKCSKSKLM; translated from the exons ATGACTTCTATTAGCGAAGTTAGTTCACTACCTAAAACAAAGAAACCTTCAG ataGTGCATTTAAGCAGCAACGTTTACCTGCTTGGCAACCAATACTTACAGCTGGGACTGTTTTACCAACATTTTTTGTGATTGGGATTGCTTTTATACCAGTTGGAGTTGGATTGCTTTATTTTTCTGATCAAGTTAAAGAATACATTTTAGATTATACAGATTGTAATTCTACAAATATCTTTCGTGCAAAAGGAATGCCTGCTAAATGTGCAGATATTCTAGCAGAAGGTCATAGTCAACCttgttattgtaaaataaattttactttgccTTCTGACTTCAATggaaaaatttatatgtattatgGTTTGACTAATTTTTATCAGAATCACAGACGATATGTAAAATCAAGAGATGATAATCAACTGTTAGGAAAATTGAGTCCTGATGTCTCTGGGGATTGTGAACCATTTGCTTATATTGGAGAAACACCTATTGTACCATGTGGTGCTATTGCTAACTCATTATTTAGTGATGATTTAACATTGTTTTCTTTAAAACACAAAGCTCCTGTACCATTATTAAAGACTGGTATAGCTTGGCCctcagataaaaatattaaatttagaaaTCCAGAGGGTAACTTGAGAGAAGTATTTAAGAATTTTACAAAACCAAAAAATTGggataaatatatttatgagttagataatgaaaatgaaagcaATAATGGTTTTCAAAATGAAGACTTAATTGTTTGGATGAGAACTGCTGCTTTGCCTACTTTTAGAAAACTTTACCGCAGAGTAAATCATACAGTAGATGGCTTCACTGAAGGTCTAGTAGCAGGGAATTATACACTTACTGTTAATTATA CATATCCTGTGTCTACCTTTGATGGCAGGAAAAGAATGATTTTAAGCACTACTTCTCTTCTTGGTGGAAAGAATCCTTTTCTTGGCATTGCTTATATAGTTGTAGGATGTATTTGTTTGTTGTTAggcattatattattaataatacacaTCAAATGTTCTAAAAG CAAACTAATGTAA